DNA sequence from the Armigeres subalbatus isolate Guangzhou_Male chromosome 1, GZ_Asu_2, whole genome shotgun sequence genome:
CACCTTGGGCCAAAGTGTGTATTCCAACTGTACCCAGCATTATAATTCTCAAGTTATATCTCCAACTTTTTGTTTTCAGATACAAACTTATTCAGAAAGCGCTACCATTTAGCTTCCTGATGCCATTATTCCTGGCAATGTTGCCGCTGCCCATGGTAGTGCTGAAACATTCCCCTGCGTTTGCCGCAATCCTGCCTTTAGTGTTGTCAAAAATCGCACTTTGGAGTTCGTCGTTCGATGTGGTCAAAACTATCATAAATGGCTACCAGCACGCTCGGAACTTTGCCAGCAATTTTGGCCTCTCGGCCCTTATTGAAAACGAGTGGCAGCGGCTGAATGTGCCATGTGTTCTGAGAGCATTTTGGACTATCCGGCTATCCGAGCAGTTGATTAGCTTGCTAGCGAACTCAGACGTGCCACTAAGATTTGCTGCAACTGTCCAAAGCTTACTCGTCGGTGGTTGTGAAACTTTGACCGCTGTGCTGGGAATGACGAGCATCATTTCACTGATATGCCATTATATTGGAAAAGCTTTCCAGTTGTTCCTTATGTCGGAGGACTACGACGAGGACAAATCCATAGGAACTGTATCCGCGATCCTGTTCTACATTCTAGCGTTGCAAACGGGTCTCACTTCGCTATCGCCGGACAAACGGTTTATACGTTTGTGTAGAAACTTGTGCCTGTTGATTACGGCGTTGCTGCATTTTCTGCACAATATTGTTGCGCCCATACTTATGTCGCTGAGTGCTGCAAGGAACCCATCGCGGTAAGTGGAATATTAAATAGGTTTTTATTAGATATTGGtacaatttttattaatttctatTTCAGAAAACGACATGCTCGAGCTTTGATGGTATGCGCATTTTTGCTGTTAACTCCTGTTGGTCTACTCAGCATCCTCTGGACTCGCCATTCTCCTTCGACGTGGCTTTTGGCTGTGACAGCTTTTTCAGTTGAAGTTATTGTAAAGGTAAactttaattatattcaatataaCATGTAAATTAGAGTAATGTGAGAGGGACAAGAAGGTTACCCTAATCGTTAAAGCGTAAGAAGCAATGCATGAAACCAATTAACTATTTGTTTCTCGCCTATTATGAATGAGTTGAAAACCATTGATTCAATATCAATGTTTGGTCATTCACAACCTAAACGGCTACACAATATTTCAAAACCCCATTTTTATATGAGGTCAAATGTCGTCATTATAAATCATAAAAGTTGCTTCAAGTTGCAATTGTAGAACTAGTCATACCTACAACCAgcggcgccgggagtgggtgggacaggtaggacatgtcctacgcatgaattttcctgggtgggacagtcaaagcattgtcctacccatgattctggtaagaacatatgaagtcattggATGGCAGACTACTGATTGATTGTTGTTTAGGACTTCAGGCACTTTAAAATTCCTAAAGCGCTCAAAGATGTCTATGTTTTACAGAGGTGAAATAGAAGTTGCTGAAATCTGCAAATgcgattaattaaatattttagacTTTATGATTAAGCACGATTGAATGGATAATTCAAAGCCCACGGAAAAAGTCTTCTTCAAACCTCAAAAGGTCTATTGAAATCTGAGGAACCAGAAACATACCGAAGACCGCTCTTAAAGGGTTCTTAGCTCCGAAAACAGATtcttcgagacgagccagcctcgggttGAAAGTCTCGGTTATCTATactagcggttctcaacctggggtatatgtacccctgggggtaccttcgctggccccagggggtacctcggacaagaaTGAGTAGTGGCGGCTCTACAGTCgcatctccacatctcgataatgaagggaccatcgatatAAGGagaggaaggaaaattgaaagagGTAGTAGATCGATAAAAGCTCGTTGCAATGAAAAACGAtaataaaacaaatgtcatctcttgtttttgttgtgtttgttattgtcaaaAACTGGTCTAGTAGTCTAGAAAttcgaatatatcgacataggaagtgagaatcctgaacaaaatatgaccagaagatatcgagatagagaagtttgcgagatgtagaaagcccaaatgtatgtagattgaagggacccataaaaccatcgacatagggagagacatCGAGAAATAGAACATCGTGATGTAGAGAGTTgactgtattacaattccaatcaaacttAAATTGATAAAGTTTgataattgtgatttttttatttcaagtcttgtacataatatgcatgacgattagtaaatcaaagcctattgaatcctgccctccaaaACGAGCACAGTGTATAAAGGGCGataaaaagatcaaaaggacaaaacgttgaatgaacaaatttaaataaaaaaaacttcaatgcaatcaatctattcgcttctgaactaaaatctagagtctgatGGTACGAAAGTctccatttgagaggcatggatgttttttttttcgaaaagtacagttgcttcgttgcaagagaattagAAGAATCgctctacgcttctcggaagcctcctctcaagagactgggaagcccccttcaagaggctcgggagcctttttcaaaaagcttggagactactttcaagaggttcttcAGTAGCTTAGAAACGTACTTTCAAGATACTTAGaagcctttaaagaggctcgaaatccgctttcaagagactctgaagcctcccttcaagaggctcggaagccttttctcaagaggatcagaagcctcttattaagaggctctgaagtcCCCTTTTCAGGGCTCGAAAGCCGGCTgcaaagaggctcggaggcctccctttaacaggcttggaagcctccctttaagaggcttggaatccttccttcaagaggctcggaagcctccatttacgaggcttggaagcttatCTTGAAGAGGCTAGGAATTCTTTTTCCAGAACTGTTTCCCAAATTGgcatttcctatttgtcctacgCACGACTCgaaacgtggatgcgcctctgcctACAACAATAATTGTTTGAACTAGTCATGAGATATGCTAATGATTGTAGCAAACACTGTTATACTTTTCCAAAACTCCACCAATCCCAAACTCAGCTGTGCTTACGATTTACAATGCACTTAGTTAACACATaactttttttcaacttgtttattttaagGCTCACGGCCGTATCCAGCTTTACAGAGCCGTCAATCTTATACTTATTTTAGTTTTCTGTGAAcactttttgttattttttaataCTAAATTGTCTCTTTTCGACAGTCTGTTACCAACAGATTATTCCCCTGCTCCTTGCTTGGAGACCACTGGCGTGTAACGCtgcaatagatctaataactagTTGCAGTGGCACACCCGTATAGGAAAAAATGAAGGTCCCAAttgtatctttacagatacCTACATATTTCTACCTTTATATCGGAACTACTTCTTACGGCGTTGCAGTCTTGGATAATCAAAACgaatgttttagatttttcccaACGCTTCGACTCTATTTCGAGTTTTCTTCAAGGGGAGAATTCTACGAAATCGTTTGTCGTTTTAAATTTTACATCGGATAAGTGAATCGAAGCGATTTTTGTGACAGTTAATTTCACTTAGTTGCtcatgggccaaacacaattgatacgtttgcgtgcgttttgacagttttcccatggaaaaactgtcaaaacgcacgcaaacgtaccaattgtgtttggcccatcaCTTGATTCAGTTTAGTTAGAATCAAGTGAGCAACTAAGTGAAATTAACTGTTACAAAAATCGCTTTGTTTCCTTTGTTTTATATCCGATgtacaatttaaaaattgacaCCAACAGAATACGTACCTTTAAACGACAAACGATTTCGTAGAATTCTACCCGTGAAGAAGACTCGAAATAGAGTCGAAACGTagggaaaaatctaaaacattcGTTTTGATTATCCAAGACTGCAACGCCGTTAGAAGTAGTTCCGATAAACCAACATCAGTCTACCTTtatagtaaggccgtcttcagttacaatcaagtaggtagtggatttgaatgggatattattaacttgtcttatgacaagtagagacattccactaaaaaagctcaaaataattttctttatcaatctgaaatgagttattgacaaactactaaatgatggAACTCAAATTACTAAATGGTTGAAGCCAACCTTGGTCTCTACTATAGAAGCCCATCATGCCAAACGTATATTTATTACACGGTGGATATCTTGCTCCATATTCTAcaacattttttgttatttttttaggtTTTAGTTAGCCTGGCTACGTACACATTGTTCCTGTTGGACGCTAGAAGACAGACATTCTGGGAAAAACTCGATGATTACGTATACTACATCCGTGCTTTTGGTAATTCAGTTGAattttgcttcggaattttcctCTTCTTCAATGGAGCATGGATTCTTATATTCGAATCAGGTATGTTGCTATACTCTGTTGTATGATATGGATTGTTATTGTTGTGATCTGACATTCTTCCCGCTCACCCTCGTTACTAATCACTTTCCCATTGTTTTATGTATGTTCCTTTCCTACAATAAATGCATTATTTTATGTAATTTtgtgtatttttatgttttggcttaattgttttcaaaagatttatttttgttcTTCCAACATCCTGTCATCCCTCTATCACTCAATTATCAAATTTCGGAAAACAATATTATGACTTTCAAATCGAAATtgtacaacaaaaaaaaacatacaaacaATATGGCGACTTGACACTTAGCTACCATTCCTGTAGGCGGAGCCATCCGAGCGCTGATGATGTGCATCCACGCGTACTTCAACATCTGGTGTGAGGCAC
Encoded proteins:
- the LOC134205140 gene encoding protein TRC8 homolog isoform X1; this encodes MLWTRHLVIVYMYIISVGLIFLSYWSNVSALSVISDGPSLLEDILSLNMERLLDPGGVALSILPHLLAQWLMGVIFAYIHLGPKYKLIQKALPFSFLMPLFLAMLPLPMVVLKHSPAFAAILPLVLSKIALWSSSFDVVKTIINGYQHARNFASNFGLSALIENEWQRLNVPCVLRAFWTIRLSEQLISLLANSDVPLRFAATVQSLLVGGCETLTAVLGMTSIISLICHYIGKAFQLFLMSEDYDEDKSIGTVSAILFYILALQTGLTSLSPDKRFIRLCRNLCLLITALLHFLHNIVAPILMSLSAARNPSRKRHARALMVCAFLLLTPVGLLSILWTRHSPSTWLLAVTAFSVEVIVKVLVSLATYTLFLLDARRQTFWEKLDDYVYYIRAFGNSVEFCFGIFLFFNGAWILIFESATIPVGGAIRALMMCIHAYFNIWCEARAGWAVFMKRRTAVHKISSLPEATPLQLRSFDDVCAICYQEMTSAKITRCKHYFHGVCLRKWLYVQDRCPLCHEIIMNQDGKNGECNGDQPNEDENEQSPNQMSNSNSAPGSLGSANGTLNAQIDASSSATSSTSSIATSANNSSSASSNSNHSRNHGLTVSGFRIPNPASVTASSSSSSAVSSPVPSSASGVSSDTAAAAVTAAAISQIIRQHQLQQHQPRSPDRDFLDELE